Genomic window (Mycoplasmopsis citelli):
GAAACTTCATCTTTTACTAATTCAACGTTAATTGCTTGACCTTTAGTTTCTGCAAGTTCTTGTGCTGCAGCTTTAAGTGATTCTTCTTTTGCTTTTGCTAATGCATCAGATTTAGCTTTTTGTTTTGCCTCGGCTTTAGCTTTAGCCACATCATCTCAACCTTCAATTAAAACACCCATTTGTCTTGCTGTTCCAGCAATAATTGCCATTGCACTTTCCACATCATCGGTATTAAGATCTGGAAGTTTATATTCAGCAATTGCTCTTAAATCTTCAAGTTTAATTGTCGCAACAATTTGTGCTTTTGATTTTTGTGAACCGCTTTGAATTTTAGCTGCTTGCTTAATTTTGTATGAAGCAGGAGCAGTAAAAAGTTTAAAGTCAAATGATTTATCTTTATAAACTGTAATAAGAACAGGAACAGGTTCATCCCCTCTATCTCTTGTAGCATCATTAAATGCTTTAGTAAATTCTGGCATATTTACACCAACTCCAGCAAGTGCAGGACCTGGCTTTGCTTTTCCGGCAGGGAATTGCAATTTAGCTTTTTTCAAAATTTCTTTTGCCATTTTTTGTTGTATCCTTTCGATATTGTGGTCTAGCGATAAATTTATCTCCCACTAGTTAGAGGCAATTAAAAATATATTGCCTTTTTATTATAAAATAAAACCTAATTTTTC
Coding sequences:
- the rplK gene encoding 50S ribosomal protein L11 is translated as MAKEILKKAKLQFPAGKAKPGPALAGVGVNMPEFTKAFNDATRDRGDEPVPVLITVYKDKSFDFKLFTAPASYKIKQAAKIQSGSQKSKAQIVATIKLEDLRAIAEYKLPDLNTDDVESAMAIIAGTARQMGVLIEGWDDVAKAKAEAKQKAKSDALAKAKEESLKAAAQELAETKGQAINVELVKDEVSSEEQGE